AGTAATACCTTTTTTAGCCAGGAGCTGCAACAGATTGTCAACATTGCCTCATTTGACATGCCCTCATTTAAATGCACGAGGAACGGGGAATGCGTGGTGGAATGGCCGTGGAATGACTTGTGTAAACGTGCCCTTGAGAAGCTGCTCGCTCCTGTAATTAACTCTCCGCTGTCCGCACTGCTGTTTCTGAGGTCACCTCCCGtctcctcactcactcactctctcttgGCCCGGTCCTttccgttctctctctctctctctctctctctctctctctctctccctccaggTATGACAGGTGTGGCAGAAGAGCACGATCTCCTGCCTGAGGTGGAGCTGGAGTTTATGCCAGGTAGGGGGCGCTCCCACACCTGTCTCCCTTAACCTTTTCCTCTCGCTATTAACGCTCCCTGGTTGCATTTTCTGTCTGAAGCCTTGTGCCATGTTGTTGCGCGGGGGCTTCTGCCATCACGTAATCAGTCAGTAAATGCTAATGCAGCGGAAATATGCAAAAAAGTACTCAGTGTAAAAAACAGTGTAAAAAGCGTAACAGTACGTGCTTGTTTACTCGTTTTATCTTCTATACTCCAaaccccgttttttttttttatcagtgagCATATTTCTTGTAACGATAAAACAGTCACCCTGATGAATCATGGGtctaaataaatgattatttgtgtgtttgctgcaaCCCTCGCCGCACTCGGAGGAAGTCTGTCATTATGGGTGTTATTTCTGCTGACAAATCTCATCAGGAGCAGGTCACCACTTATCACTGTAATTTTCCCTGTGTCTGTTGGAAGGAATTCCTATCACGCTGAATCATAAgctatgtttaaaaaaacattatattacCCCACTTACCTAATGCACAGGAATACCCACTAATCTGTTTGAATTGCCACTCAAATGTGATTcctatattaatctagatttataTTCATAATTTTCATGTCACCACTGAAGAATGATCTGCCAAGAATGCATATGACTAATGCAGTACATTGATATAATGTTCCTCTTTTGAGAAACAAATGCAAAAGATTCCGGTAGTCAGAGATAGCAGGTTCATTATCACACTGTTTCACTGCTGTTTCTAGAAGattcttttctttctcaacaAAACTCCCACTTGTGGACTCTGTgttcagtgtgtatgtgtgtgtgtgtgtgtgtgtgtgtgtgtgtatttgtgtcttctTTCTGCTCCGTGTGCAGCTGTAAGGGGGTGAGGATGTTGAGTTTCTAATTGGGAGAACCTGATATCTTCTTTTGTGTGTTGATTTATTGTTCTAAGGAGGGTCTGTTCTATGTTTCTCCCACCTGAGGCTCAGAGGTTTGGCTGCTGCTGTAACGGCCTGCGGTCGGCCAAGAGAACAAATCTGCCCCTTGCTTTGCTCACTGTTTTATAAAGAAACAGTAAGTCATTGTTCAAGGCAGGGAAGCCTTGTAACCACTTTTAGAAAAGCATTCTTTAACTTGCGAAAGCACTGTCAGCATGCATATATCAACACAGGGATCtgcagtgtgtatgtgaatgaagacaaagcgagagagagagagagaaattccTTTATGACCACTACAGGGcccaattacacacacacacacacacacacacacacacacacacacacacacacacacacacacacacaggaatcaACCCTCTCGATGTATGGGAGTAGTGGTGACCCCAGACGTTCATCCACTGCCTGTAATTTAGGTTATGATTTCAAAATCATAATCTTTATTTATCGTTGCAGCTTGGACACCAAAAGAAAGGATTCTATATTTTTTGTTAGTTTCAAACATAATGTAAGCAACTAATGTTCCCATTGTTCTGTCGAGGTCAGGACTACCCATTTGGACCCCTCGTGTACAAAAATGTGCATGCACAAAATGTGCCATCAATCCGCATACATCAATGTACATCCAAATCCTAATACAGCAAATTGAGCCCTTTTCCGAATGATCACGCATTCAATCATTTTCtggattttaaccctttaaatGCCAGCTGTTatattgttaaaaatgtttataaaCTGTCGTAACTGTCATGAACTGTTAAACTGCTATAACaaaatttgtaattataatacagtaactacatggaggggcagtggtggcctagcggttaaggaagcggccccgtaatcagaaggttgctggttcgaatcccgatccgccatggtgccactgaggtgcaatgAATAATGTAGTGGCATTGTGGCCAAGCCTAAAACTACCCTAAAACTCTTGCTAGAGTAGTAGTCTGTGAAATCTCTTCATTCCGGGGTGTGCATAGGATTTGCTGGTCTGTTGACTGATTTTTGCTGCGTCTGTATTCATATAGAGTGGGACGACAGAGgccacaggttcaaagcccacttactaccattgtgtccctgagcaagacctgTAAATGGGTTTACCTCAGCCGGCTGTCTTCTGTCAACCATTTTTATTCCAGAGTGGGTGTTCGTGGGAGTTGTAGCCCTGGGCAGCATTCTGTTCATCCTGCTGGTAGGGGTGTGCTGGTGCCAGTGCTGTCCACACTCCTGCTGCTGCTACGTcaggtgctgctgctgtcccGACTCCTGCTGCTGCCCACGGCACTGTGAGTTTCAGCATTTATATGACATACTGTAGATATGTATATGCATTtcaagggttttttttttctagtccaaaaaaaagtgttacgGTAACTCTGTGTTATCACATTAATTGTATTTAGCagtaaagcaattttttttctctatacagtGTATGAAGCTGGCAAGGCTCTAAAATCTCCGATGTCTCTCACACCCGTTCCCATGTACCCCCCTTACTACGTCACTGGGGTACCCACCATGGTGCCCATCGCCCCTCCTTCTCTAGTCGACCCCAAGTTATCCGCCGCACCCTCCGTTGAGAACCACGCCAATGGTGGTGAGTCCTGTTGTGCTGACGAGAACTGTAACACAGACTAATGCACTAATGCACGATGATATGGTGTTACGATGAGGTTTCATGCTTGTTAAAGTTCATATATTGCTTGCCGTTGCCCGAAGAAGTGTGAGGACTGAtgtttacatttagagcatttgtcagacgcccttatccagagcgacttacaatcagtagttacagggacagtccccctggagcaacttgaagttaagggtcttgctcagggacacaatggtagtaagcgggatttgatcctgggtcttctggttcataggcgagtgtattacccactaggctactaccaccctgtggtgaTGTGACACTGGTGTTCGTTTAACCAATAACCAAACAGTGTTATCTGCGCGGTTGTTTGCCCAACATGATATGGTGTTTGCGCCATGTAAGATTGCGTGAAGTGCAGCTACAGCAGGAGTAGAGGAAGTAGTGCTGGTGTGATTATGTTATCTAATgttaacacacacgcacacacacgctatGTCTTCAGTAGTGCGAGGGGTGTACCACATGCAGCCCAACCACGAGCAGGACTCGCTGAAGATGCTGCAGTACGTGGAGAGGGAGCTTGCCCAGTTCAACCCCTCCAAGACTCTGAGCAGCCTGAACTGTAAGGACGAAGTCGAGAGTGCAGACACGCTGCCGGCTTCGCTGTGATTCTCTTCTGCAGAATGCATGTCTTCCTTTCCCCCCCCTCCAGTGGATATAAAGCCTGGATCACTCCTGCTTTAGTTCAGAACTGGGTTCTGTCACCTCTCTCTTTATTCTTTAATGTGAATGAAGCAAATCTGCACTTTCAAAATTATCTTTGACACTTTTGCAACCGGCTTAATTGCATTTAATCAGCTGATTAATCAGTATATTGTTAACTTAATTCATGCCATTTGGCCTAGACGCGTGATTTTATTGGCATGGCCTTAAATGTGCATGCGTGCTAACACTCTTCGCCAGTCTTGCGCCATTGGCTGCCGTGGTGAAATCCAGTCTCTTCCAGCCTGCAGCCTGTCAGAGCTCAGCTCCCTCCACGAGGCGGAGACAGACTTCAGGCAGACCTACCGACAGGTGCAGAAGAAGGCGCTGCCGGCCATCCCTGACCTGGACGTCCCTCCTGACCACCGCAGGGACGCTCCCTCTGCACAGACCGGCCGCTCCATACGCTACCCTCAACACTGCATGCGCATGGAGGATGAGGCCCTGAGCAGGTAGAAAACATCTTACACTCAGCATCTCAGCATCTTCTTTTTTGGATTGTATGGGAATGttgcagcctagtgggtaagacactcgcctatgaaccagaagaccacaaacggcacttactaccattgtgtccctgagcaagacacttagtgtcacccgagtgtctccagggggactgtccctgtaactactgattgtaagtctctctggataagaccatctgataaatgccagaaatgaatTGGATTGTTTAGTTGGCATATTCCATGGATTCCTGCTACTAATTATTGTAGCACAGAGTCAACACAAGTTTATGAGGATTAATGGTTTCACCAAACaacgttgaaaaaaaaaaagctgtgcgTTGTGGCTGCGCGTtgtcattttcattagtttcatattttgtgtgttattaaatGCAGATGTGCTCATTCAGAGCACCTTCACAGGAAGCCGTACAACTTTGGTGACCGAAGAGGCTCTCTGGACGAGCTGGAGGAATTTGCCATGTCCTACGTACACCACGGTCGGCGAGGAAACCTCCGGGATGTAGAGAGAGCTCATGAGCACGAGCGAGAGCATGAGCGCTTCCCCACGTACCGTGACGGCGCGCACTGCTACCACAGCATTGAACATCCACCCGCTGCAGAAAACTGGAAGGAAAGGCAGAAGCAGCATGGGCGCCCCCCTCCGCCTCCACGCAGTCCACCTTCCTCACCTGCTAAAAGGCGTGGCACCTGGGACAGCGACCGGCCGGTGCCGCGAAGGGATGCCGGGGGGCGTGGCCGTGGTGGGAGGGACTATGATGACACCTTACTGACCAGCCTGTTGGAGCGTAAAGCAAGGATGGGGCGTGGCTCAGCACGTGGTGGGAGGGGCGAAGGGGAATCGGACACTCCCTCCAAGGACAGTTCAAAGAAGAGCAACGAGCGGCACAGCAGTCGTTCACCTAGCA
The Denticeps clupeoides chromosome 15, fDenClu1.1, whole genome shotgun sequence DNA segment above includes these coding regions:
- the LOC114765256 gene encoding immunoglobulin-like domain-containing receptor 2 isoform X3, with the protein product MVCSTRLWLPVLLFAAVSEGEAVQVTMRDERMFAMLFQSVVLPCQYTSISTQTPIVQWWYKSYCRDRTRESFNFPETLGVRGSELGSASHLDCGDNGRTVRIVASGQGSSITLAEHYKGRDISIINKADLRIGELHWGDSGVYYCKVVITDDLEGDNEGQVELLVLEWVFVGVVALGSILFILLVGVCWCQCCPHSCCCYVRCCCCPDSCCCPRHLYEAGKALKSPMSLTPVPMYPPYYVTGVPTMVPIAPPSLVDPKLSAAPSVENHANGVVRGVYHMQPNHEQDSLKMLQYVERELAQFNPSKTLSSLNSCSLSELSSLHEAETDFRQTYRQVQKKALPAIPDLDVPPDHRRDAPSAQTGRSIRYPQHCMRMEDEALSRCAHSEHLHRKPYNFGDRRGSLDELEEFAMSYVHHGRRGNLRDVERAHEHEREHERFPTYRDGAHCYHSIEHPPAAENWKERQKQHGRPPPPPRSPPSSPAKRRGTWDSDRPVPRRDAGGRGRGGRDYDDTLLTSLLERKARMGRGSARGGRGEGESDTPSKDSSKKSNERHSSRSPSNQSPSNPSPSTRPREDDSLPPYAEKELDRQHSREASPRPFTQPRPAQGPCAARQEHRDDHSKPRKVSTLLSRDSLIV
- the LOC114765256 gene encoding immunoglobulin-like domain-containing receptor 2 isoform X2; translation: MVCSTRLWLPVLLFAAVSEGEAVQVTMRDERMFAMLFQSVVLPCQYTSISTQTPIVQWWYKSYCRDRTRESFNFPETLGVRGSELGSASHLDCGDNGRTVRIVASGQGSSITLAEHYKGRDISIINKADLRIGELHWGDSGVYYCKVVITDDLEGDNEGQVELLVLGMTGVAEEHDLLPEVELEFMPEWVFVGVVALGSILFILLVGVCWCQCCPHSCCCYVRCCCCPDSCCCPRHLYEAGKALKSPMSLTPVPMYPPYYVTGVPTMVPIAPPSLVDPKLSAAPSVENHANGVRGVYHMQPNHEQDSLKMLQYVERELAQFNPSKTLSSLNSCSLSELSSLHEAETDFRQTYRQVQKKALPAIPDLDVPPDHRRDAPSAQTGRSIRYPQHCMRMEDEALSRCAHSEHLHRKPYNFGDRRGSLDELEEFAMSYVHHGRRGNLRDVERAHEHEREHERFPTYRDGAHCYHSIEHPPAAENWKERQKQHGRPPPPPRSPPSSPAKRRGTWDSDRPVPRRDAGGRGRGGRDYDDTLLTSLLERKARMGRGSARGGRGEGESDTPSKDSSKKSNERHSSRSPSNQSPSNPSPSTRPREDDSLPPYAEKELDRQHSREASPRPFTQPRPAQGPCAARQEHRDDHSKPRKVSTLLSRDSLIV
- the LOC114765256 gene encoding immunoglobulin-like domain-containing receptor 2 isoform X4, with amino-acid sequence MVCSTRLWLPVLLFAAVSEGEAVQVTMRDERMFAMLFQSVVLPCQYTSISTQTPIVQWWYKSYCRDRTRESFNFPETLGVRGSELGSASHLDCGDNGRTVRIVASGQGSSITLAEHYKGRDISIINKADLRIGELHWGDSGVYYCKVVITDDLEGDNEGQVELLVLGMTGVAEEHDLLPEVELEFMPEWVFVGVVALGSILFILLVGVCWCQCCPHSCCCYVRCCCCPDSCCCPRHLYEAGKALKSPMSLTPVPMYPPYYVTGVPTMVPIAPPSLVDPKLSAAPSVENHANGACSLSELSSLHEAETDFRQTYRQVQKKALPAIPDLDVPPDHRRDAPSAQTGRSIRYPQHCMRMEDEALSRCAHSEHLHRKPYNFGDRRGSLDELEEFAMSYVHHGRRGNLRDVERAHEHEREHERFPTYRDGAHCYHSIEHPPAAENWKERQKQHGRPPPPPRSPPSSPAKRRGTWDSDRPVPRRDAGGRGRGGRDYDDTLLTSLLERKARMGRGSARGGRGEGESDTPSKDSSKKSNERHSSRSPSNQSPSNPSPSTRPREDDSLPPYAEKELDRQHSREASPRPFTQPRPAQGPCAARQEHRDDHSKPRKVSTLLSRDSLIV
- the LOC114765256 gene encoding immunoglobulin-like domain-containing receptor 2 isoform X1, yielding MVCSTRLWLPVLLFAAVSEGEAVQVTMRDERMFAMLFQSVVLPCQYTSISTQTPIVQWWYKSYCRDRTRESFNFPETLGVRGSELGSASHLDCGDNGRTVRIVASGQGSSITLAEHYKGRDISIINKADLRIGELHWGDSGVYYCKVVITDDLEGDNEGQVELLVLGMTGVAEEHDLLPEVELEFMPEWVFVGVVALGSILFILLVGVCWCQCCPHSCCCYVRCCCCPDSCCCPRHLYEAGKALKSPMSLTPVPMYPPYYVTGVPTMVPIAPPSLVDPKLSAAPSVENHANGVVRGVYHMQPNHEQDSLKMLQYVERELAQFNPSKTLSSLNSCSLSELSSLHEAETDFRQTYRQVQKKALPAIPDLDVPPDHRRDAPSAQTGRSIRYPQHCMRMEDEALSRCAHSEHLHRKPYNFGDRRGSLDELEEFAMSYVHHGRRGNLRDVERAHEHEREHERFPTYRDGAHCYHSIEHPPAAENWKERQKQHGRPPPPPRSPPSSPAKRRGTWDSDRPVPRRDAGGRGRGGRDYDDTLLTSLLERKARMGRGSARGGRGEGESDTPSKDSSKKSNERHSSRSPSNQSPSNPSPSTRPREDDSLPPYAEKELDRQHSREASPRPFTQPRPAQGPCAARQEHRDDHSKPRKVSTLLSRDSLIV